One part of the Polycyclovorans algicola TG408 genome encodes these proteins:
- a CDS encoding amidase: MNFDEYRQLDGLGLAEIVASGQTTAVELLALARARSAAVNPQINAVIVDMAGEAEARARQPLDGLFAGVPFLIKDLVQDYAGVPTACGSRALRDNVPSRHAHMVEQWLKAGLVIFGKTNTPELGLKGTTEPLLWGPTRNPWQLDLTSGGSSGGSAAAVAAGIVPMAGANDGGGSIRIPAAMCGLFGFRPGRGRVSVGPAQGEVWEGASADGVVSNSVRDAAAMLDVMAGPQAGEPYPFTTGATPFRQQSARPPGPLRIAFCEHSPLGTPVHAEHRAAVERTAAQLVALGHHVEAAAPDIDGQMLARAYFHLYFGQVAASVAEAVAAGADEADFELETRVLALLGRAISAADYVQQRRRWNDFSRALGAFYQHYDLYLTPSLAQPPARIGSQDMPAWQQWLVKPLLAGNLGRALLKTGVVDEMTNTQLARVPFTQLANLTGTPSMSVPLHQAADGLPIGVLFNGPVGGEAVMLQLAAQLEAAHPWAQRRALP; this comes from the coding sequence TTGAATTTCGATGAATACCGACAGCTGGACGGCCTAGGCCTTGCCGAAATCGTCGCCAGCGGCCAGACCACGGCGGTCGAATTGTTGGCACTCGCCCGGGCGCGGTCGGCGGCGGTCAACCCGCAAATCAACGCCGTCATCGTCGACATGGCTGGCGAGGCGGAGGCGCGCGCCCGGCAGCCGCTTGATGGCCTTTTCGCCGGTGTGCCGTTTCTGATCAAGGACCTGGTCCAAGACTACGCCGGCGTGCCGACCGCCTGCGGATCGCGGGCGCTGCGCGACAACGTGCCGTCGCGCCACGCCCACATGGTCGAGCAATGGCTCAAGGCCGGGCTGGTCATTTTTGGCAAGACCAATACCCCGGAGCTGGGACTTAAAGGCACCACCGAGCCGCTGCTGTGGGGGCCGACGCGCAACCCCTGGCAGCTTGACCTGACGTCGGGCGGTTCCAGCGGCGGCTCGGCCGCCGCGGTGGCGGCGGGCATCGTGCCGATGGCGGGTGCCAATGACGGCGGCGGTTCGATTCGCATCCCGGCGGCCATGTGCGGCCTGTTCGGCTTTCGCCCCGGTCGTGGCCGGGTGTCGGTGGGCCCGGCGCAGGGCGAGGTCTGGGAAGGCGCCAGTGCCGACGGCGTCGTCAGCAACAGCGTTCGTGACGCGGCCGCCATGCTTGACGTCATGGCCGGGCCGCAAGCGGGCGAGCCGTATCCCTTCACGACCGGCGCCACGCCGTTTCGGCAGCAAAGTGCCAGGCCGCCCGGGCCCCTGCGCATCGCCTTCTGCGAGCACTCGCCGTTGGGCACCCCGGTCCACGCCGAGCATCGTGCGGCGGTGGAACGAACCGCGGCGCAGCTGGTGGCGCTGGGGCATCACGTCGAGGCGGCCGCGCCGGACATCGACGGTCAGATGCTGGCCCGCGCCTACTTTCATTTGTATTTCGGTCAGGTTGCCGCCAGTGTTGCCGAGGCGGTGGCGGCAGGTGCCGACGAAGCGGACTTCGAGCTGGAGACGCGCGTACTGGCCCTGCTGGGTCGGGCCATCAGCGCTGCCGACTATGTGCAACAGCGGCGGCGCTGGAACGACTTCAGTCGCGCCCTCGGCGCGTTCTACCAGCACTATGACCTTTACCTGACCCCCAGCCTGGCCCAGCCACCGGCGCGCATCGGCAGCCAGGACATGCCGGCGTGGCAGCAATGGCTGGTGAAGCCGCTTTTGGCCGGCAACCTGGGGCGTGCGCTGCTGAAAACCGGCGTGGTGGACGAGATGACCAACACGCAGCTGGCGCGGGTGCCTTTCACCCAGTTGGCCAACCTCACCGGCACGCCGTCGATGAGCGTGCCACTGCACCAGGCGGCGGACGGCCTGCCCATCGGCGTCTTGTTCAACGGCCCGGTCGGCGGTGAGGCGGTGATGTTGCAATTGGCGGCCCAGCTTGAGGCGGCGCACCCCTGGGCGCAGCGGCGGGCGCTGCCATGA
- a CDS encoding pyrimidine/purine nucleoside phosphorylase has protein sequence MLKHSVYFEGAVQSVGFERLGRRASVGVIEPGSYHFGTEAAERMTVVSGALRAKLDGRHEWLSYPAGTCFEIPASSGFDVEAVGGPAAYLCEFL, from the coding sequence GTGTTGAAACACAGCGTCTACTTCGAGGGTGCGGTGCAGAGTGTCGGCTTTGAGCGTCTCGGCCGGCGCGCCAGTGTCGGCGTGATTGAACCCGGCAGTTACCACTTCGGCACCGAGGCCGCCGAACGCATGACCGTCGTCAGCGGCGCGTTGCGGGCCAAACTCGATGGCCGCCACGAGTGGCTGAGCTATCCGGCGGGGACCTGCTTCGAAATTCCCGCGTCCAGCGGCTTCGACGTCGAAGCCGTGGGCGGCCCGGCCGCTTACCTCTGCGAGTTTCTGTAG
- a CDS encoding tetratricopeptide repeat protein — MSVFRIWVTLTAVSLAGCASTASERQIIPVGDADYRVETAGPLRNTYPVPVRETPFEPEGQSSFVTQDMVARQYLAEGQPDAAEQALQEALQVNPFDPAAINNMAVVRSEQGHYYEAIELLERASRLSPDDPEIAANLARLRHWVQAYGMSASDPYGVVPHPNDGVPTLNRPNVPPPAPPLWNAQPVRY, encoded by the coding sequence ATGAGCGTCTTCCGAATCTGGGTCACGCTGACCGCAGTGTCGCTGGCCGGCTGCGCCAGCACGGCGTCCGAGCGTCAGATCATTCCGGTCGGCGACGCCGACTACCGCGTTGAAACCGCCGGGCCACTGCGCAACACCTACCCGGTGCCCGTGCGCGAAACGCCGTTCGAGCCCGAGGGCCAGTCGTCGTTCGTGACCCAGGACATGGTCGCCCGGCAGTATCTGGCCGAAGGGCAACCCGATGCGGCCGAGCAGGCCCTGCAGGAAGCGCTGCAAGTCAACCCCTTCGATCCCGCGGCCATCAACAACATGGCGGTGGTGCGTAGCGAGCAGGGGCATTACTACGAAGCCATCGAACTGCTCGAGCGCGCCTCGCGGCTGTCGCCCGACGATCCGGAAATTGCCGCCAACCTGGCGCGATTGCGGCATTGGGTGCAGGCCTATGGCATGAGCGCCAGTGATCCTTACGGTGTGGTGCCGCATCCGAACGATGGGGTTCCCACCCTCAATCGGCCCAACGTGCCGCCCCCGGCGCCGCCACTGTGGAACGCTCAGCCCGTAAGATACTGA
- a CDS encoding cellulose synthase subunit BcsC-related outer membrane protein: MDALTQRDAWRGLIAAGLISLATGGFSAQAQGADPEIELSNQARHWEAQGRDDLARDSWLRLLRVSRDSPTALAGLAMAEARTGRQSAAGVYLERLRKVAPEHPDIPRAEAAIRAASFDQKRLDDPRKLAQEGRFDDAIDSYERAFDGQVPNTRLGLEYYQTLAGTEGGWTPAKNGLEGLVKANPDDAIYKVALAQHLTYQESTRRQGVQQLAALADDGTVDVEVKQAWRQGLIWLSATPRDLPLYRGFVEKFGKDPEIDKRLAALEKVGPGGTVATLETGEVRSYPGAQARSAAQSGGEIQAPSGPTVEEVFGSRIREAFEVLNNGDLAGAEQSFAQLLAEQPGNADALGGMGIVMLRQERYAEARNLLDRASQSEPNTAQRWREALQSARFWEAVRSAATAREAGRTDEALQRLRSAIDANPQVAERQPEVKSTLADMLVERGQSGEAEQIYRELLARDPENLTAIRGLVSVYSQTNRLQEAIALAERLPRRLQNEVGNLSQLRGQFLRDEADKAIRNRDDATAQKLLKEALLHDPESPWTRLSLARIYQREGRTRDANTLVDGLITDGKQLADAYFIKAMLLSEQQDWFNALQVLERIPAVNRNDDMASLQRRLWIRYETERASVFARYGQLEEAVQILAVVEPYVDETPELLGALATAWAAIGDEPRAMSYMRQALSRVPNPDIGMRLQYAGLLFSLRQDAEFEVVMEDLLQQTGFDDQQSLQLANMRIAYRLRQADLVREDGQLAQAYEYLEPLLRVNPNDPRVLMALARLYNDARDYDRVLALNRRVIDVDPENADAYRSAINAALAMEDLDQAEVLLDDAFALDPNSSRLYALAGRAARARGEDGRALQLFQHALRLDQEAGGAEGVSGDGTYSPQLFLVDPQQSPAYRQDFMGAAPFTGWSLPNVNSAKKKPHDAGAHGLTVSSATARPRSDYVADAWTPPQGTHWVRVTTLADSRGAAVQTRGLPGAEGGVWVQQSDDVYVFQPGQPARQAPAVPQYRDAMGVAQDPRAYGTIAPQAAQPSWQPPQDGPVFPRQAPPAASPQQRIGSEDRFRSDVMGEIQSITGQAETGDAPQVRQTYPAGLSTQLSNRPSSQQYPAPVPQVYGSRAASAPGVPVQAGALSVAPGLQVETIQPRNEVQWGAPAESYEAQGLRLGPAGMAQQLSAPVYRQPQPVQQQVQTPAFSARSRAAPDIQLRQDPLLSRPAFAGGGRPVMQQDAPGNALMRDIADLRAKRSAWASMGLSIRNRDGVPGLDELTDIEMPVEVSFAGERAGRIRLRAVPVFLDAGTVSGAQLPLFGALALVDPDVLEGRSFGQSEDGIAVGAAYEAGPFRADVGSSPLGFPVETIVGGLNWQPKIDDTSFKIDLARRSVTDSLLSYAGAFDPGLGEDWGGVTKTGGRLDIIQGLGQYGIYGNAGYHVYDGENVARNQSYELGAGFYARAIERRDMRVTWGLNLTTFAYDENLRRFTFGHGGYFSPQSYVALAIPVEWVGGRNRLSYRLNASLGIQGFREDGAPLFPNDSALQTAVDELVLDNPDLEFSGGYAGQSSSGVGFSLGGALEYLITSQLVAGARFGLDNARDYDEAYASAYIRYLMTPQGRVSIPPAPLLPYYNFGDPRL, translated from the coding sequence GTGGATGCATTGACACAGCGAGATGCATGGCGGGGATTGATCGCGGCCGGGCTCATCAGCCTTGCGACAGGCGGCTTCAGCGCGCAGGCGCAAGGTGCGGACCCCGAGATCGAATTATCGAATCAGGCCCGGCACTGGGAAGCGCAAGGTCGTGATGACCTGGCCCGCGACAGTTGGTTGCGCCTGTTGCGGGTGTCACGCGACAGCCCCACTGCGCTGGCCGGTCTGGCAATGGCCGAGGCGCGTACCGGTCGTCAATCGGCGGCCGGTGTCTACCTTGAACGGTTGCGCAAGGTGGCGCCCGAGCATCCCGATATTCCCCGCGCGGAGGCGGCCATTCGGGCCGCGTCATTCGACCAGAAGCGCCTCGATGACCCGCGCAAGCTGGCGCAGGAGGGGCGCTTTGACGACGCCATCGATTCTTACGAGCGCGCCTTTGATGGCCAGGTGCCCAACACCCGACTCGGGCTTGAGTACTACCAGACGCTTGCCGGTACCGAAGGCGGCTGGACACCCGCCAAAAATGGCCTCGAGGGCCTGGTCAAAGCAAACCCCGACGACGCCATTTACAAGGTTGCGCTGGCCCAGCACCTGACGTATCAGGAATCAACCCGTCGTCAGGGCGTGCAGCAGTTGGCCGCGCTGGCGGATGACGGCACGGTGGATGTCGAGGTCAAGCAGGCGTGGCGACAAGGGTTGATCTGGCTGTCGGCGACGCCGCGCGACTTGCCGCTGTATCGGGGCTTCGTCGAGAAATTTGGCAAGGACCCCGAGATCGACAAGCGCCTGGCTGCGCTGGAAAAAGTCGGACCGGGCGGCACCGTCGCCACCCTGGAGACCGGCGAGGTCAGGAGCTACCCCGGCGCGCAGGCGCGATCGGCTGCGCAAAGCGGAGGCGAGATACAGGCGCCCAGCGGTCCGACCGTCGAAGAGGTATTCGGCAGCCGAATCCGTGAGGCCTTCGAGGTGCTCAACAACGGCGATCTTGCAGGCGCCGAGCAAAGCTTCGCGCAACTCCTGGCCGAACAGCCCGGCAACGCCGACGCCCTGGGGGGCATGGGCATTGTCATGCTGCGCCAAGAGCGCTACGCCGAGGCCCGCAACCTGTTAGACCGTGCCAGCCAGTCCGAACCGAACACCGCCCAGCGGTGGCGCGAGGCCCTGCAATCGGCCCGCTTCTGGGAGGCGGTGCGCAGTGCCGCCACCGCCCGCGAGGCGGGTCGCACCGACGAGGCGCTGCAACGTTTGCGCTCGGCGATTGATGCCAACCCGCAGGTCGCCGAGCGGCAGCCGGAGGTCAAATCCACGCTCGCCGACATGCTGGTCGAGCGCGGTCAAAGTGGTGAGGCCGAGCAGATCTACCGCGAGCTGCTGGCGCGCGATCCCGAAAACCTCACGGCCATTCGCGGGCTGGTCAGCGTCTACTCGCAGACCAACCGTCTGCAGGAGGCCATTGCCCTGGCCGAACGTCTGCCCCGACGATTGCAGAACGAGGTCGGCAATCTCAGTCAGCTGCGCGGCCAGTTCCTTCGCGATGAGGCCGACAAGGCGATTCGCAATCGCGATGACGCGACCGCTCAAAAGCTGCTCAAAGAGGCGTTGCTGCACGACCCGGAAAGTCCCTGGACCCGCCTGTCGCTGGCGCGAATCTACCAGCGAGAGGGCCGCACCCGTGACGCCAACACGCTGGTTGATGGGCTCATTACCGACGGCAAGCAGTTGGCCGACGCTTACTTCATCAAGGCGATGTTGCTGTCCGAGCAGCAGGATTGGTTTAACGCCCTGCAGGTGCTTGAACGCATCCCTGCCGTCAACCGCAATGACGACATGGCTTCCCTGCAGCGGCGGCTGTGGATTCGTTACGAAACCGAGCGCGCCTCGGTGTTTGCCCGCTACGGCCAGCTCGAAGAAGCGGTGCAGATTCTCGCCGTGGTCGAACCTTACGTTGACGAAACCCCCGAACTGCTGGGCGCGCTGGCCACCGCGTGGGCGGCAATCGGTGACGAGCCGCGCGCCATGAGTTACATGCGCCAGGCACTGTCGCGAGTGCCCAACCCCGACATTGGCATGCGCCTGCAATACGCCGGGCTGCTGTTTTCCCTGCGTCAGGACGCCGAGTTTGAGGTGGTCATGGAAGACCTGCTGCAGCAGACCGGCTTTGATGATCAGCAGTCGCTGCAGCTTGCCAACATGCGCATCGCCTATCGCCTGCGCCAAGCCGATCTGGTGCGCGAAGACGGTCAATTGGCACAGGCCTACGAGTACCTTGAACCGTTGCTGCGGGTGAACCCCAACGACCCACGGGTGCTGATGGCATTGGCGCGGCTCTATAACGACGCGCGCGACTACGATCGGGTGCTGGCGTTGAATCGCCGGGTCATCGACGTCGACCCGGAAAACGCCGATGCCTATCGCAGCGCCATCAACGCGGCACTGGCCATGGAAGATCTTGATCAGGCTGAAGTGCTGCTTGACGACGCGTTCGCCCTTGATCCCAACAGCTCGCGCCTCTACGCGCTGGCCGGGCGGGCTGCGCGCGCGCGCGGTGAAGATGGCCGCGCACTGCAACTGTTCCAGCACGCCCTGCGACTCGATCAGGAAGCGGGCGGTGCCGAAGGCGTCAGTGGCGACGGCACCTATTCGCCGCAGTTGTTCCTCGTCGACCCCCAGCAGTCCCCCGCCTACCGACAGGACTTCATGGGCGCAGCGCCCTTCACAGGGTGGTCGCTGCCGAACGTGAACTCGGCAAAAAAAAAACCGCATGACGCCGGTGCACACGGCTTAACCGTCTCATCCGCCACCGCGCGGCCCCGCAGCGACTATGTTGCCGATGCCTGGACGCCGCCACAGGGCACGCACTGGGTGCGGGTGACAACCCTCGCTGACAGCCGCGGCGCTGCCGTGCAAACCCGCGGTCTGCCCGGCGCCGAGGGGGGTGTCTGGGTCCAGCAGAGTGACGATGTCTACGTGTTTCAGCCTGGGCAACCCGCGCGTCAAGCGCCCGCTGTCCCACAATACCGGGACGCAATGGGCGTCGCGCAAGACCCGCGTGCGTACGGCACGATTGCGCCGCAAGCGGCCCAACCGAGCTGGCAGCCCCCGCAGGATGGGCCGGTTTTCCCCCGACAGGCGCCACCTGCCGCGAGCCCGCAGCAGCGCATTGGCAGCGAGGACCGCTTTCGCAGTGATGTGATGGGTGAGATTCAGTCCATCACCGGCCAGGCCGAAACGGGTGACGCGCCGCAAGTCCGGCAAACCTATCCCGCCGGCTTGTCGACGCAGCTTAGCAACCGACCCTCGTCGCAGCAGTACCCGGCCCCAGTCCCGCAGGTTTATGGTTCACGCGCTGCGTCCGCGCCCGGTGTGCCGGTGCAGGCGGGGGCGTTGAGCGTCGCGCCCGGCTTGCAGGTTGAAACCATCCAGCCCCGCAATGAGGTGCAATGGGGCGCGCCGGCCGAAAGCTACGAGGCCCAGGGGCTGCGACTCGGCCCTGCAGGGATGGCGCAACAGTTGTCGGCGCCGGTTTATCGGCAACCGCAGCCGGTGCAGCAACAGGTGCAGACCCCGGCATTTTCGGCGAGAAGTCGGGCTGCGCCCGACATTCAGCTGCGCCAAGATCCGCTGTTGTCCCGGCCGGCATTTGCGGGCGGCGGGCGACCGGTGATGCAGCAGGATGCGCCGGGCAACGCGCTGATGCGCGACATCGCCGACCTGCGTGCCAAACGCAGCGCATGGGCCAGCATGGGGCTCAGCATTCGCAACCGCGATGGTGTGCCCGGGCTCGATGAACTGACCGATATCGAGATGCCGGTCGAAGTCAGTTTTGCCGGTGAACGGGCCGGGCGGATTCGCCTGCGCGCGGTGCCGGTGTTCCTTGATGCCGGCACGGTGTCGGGTGCCCAGCTACCGCTGTTTGGCGCGCTGGCGCTGGTTGACCCTGATGTTTTGGAGGGACGTAGCTTCGGCCAGAGCGAGGACGGAATCGCGGTCGGTGCGGCTTACGAGGCCGGGCCGTTTCGCGCCGACGTGGGCAGCTCGCCACTCGGATTTCCGGTCGAAACCATTGTCGGTGGCCTCAACTGGCAACCCAAGATTGATGACACCAGCTTCAAGATCGACCTCGCCAGGCGCTCGGTGACCGACAGTTTGTTGTCCTACGCCGGAGCGTTTGATCCGGGGCTGGGCGAAGACTGGGGCGGGGTAACCAAGACCGGTGGCCGGCTGGACATCATTCAGGGTCTCGGTCAGTACGGCATCTATGGCAACGCCGGCTATCACGTCTATGACGGTGAAAATGTCGCCCGCAACCAGTCCTATGAGCTGGGTGCCGGGTTCTACGCCCGCGCCATCGAGCGGCGCGACATGCGCGTCACCTGGGGCCTTAACCTCACGACCTTCGCCTACGACGAGAACCTGCGCCGCTTCACCTTCGGTCATGGCGGCTACTTCAGTCCGCAGTCGTATGTGGCGTTGGCGATCCCGGTGGAGTGGGTCGGCGGGCGAAACCGGTTGTCGTACCGACTCAACGCCTCGCTGGGCATCCAGGGGTTCCGCGAAGACGGCGCGCCGCTGTTCCCCAACGACTCTGCCCTGCAAACGGCGGTCGACGAGCTGGTGCTCGACAACCCCGACCTTGAGTTTTCGGGCGGTTATGCCGGGCAGAGCTCCAGCGGCGTCGGCTTTTCGCTGGGCGGTGCCCTGGAATACCTGATCACCTCGCAACTCGTCGCCGGCGCGCGCTTCGGTCTCGACAACGCACGCGATTACGACGAGGCCTACGCCTCGGCCTACATCCGTTACCTGATGACGCCGCAAGGGCGGGTGTCGATTCCGCCGGCACCCTTGCTTCCTTATTACAACTTCGGGGATCCCCGGCTATGA
- the bcsZ gene encoding cellulose synthase complex periplasmic endoglucanase BcsZ, with protein sequence MRKRLPWVMCGVLVLALASGLWWWLGERHRHWPAWEAFAEGFIQADGRVVDHTAGGRTVSEGQAYAAFFALVANDRERFDAVVSWTRNNLSDGSFATRLPAWLWGEKDDGSWGVIDANPASDADLWLIFALFEAARLWGAPDYNTMAQQLLIHVKGKVVPELPGVGSMLIPAPEGFLLESGHWRLNPSYLPEFQFRYLQERDPEGPWMAIWRHHLALMQTHLTQGLAPDWYEVDDNGTPSVCSVTGSIGSYDAIRVYLWAAMAPTQSSGQGMMPILAAAAPVLRRAVTGEPIEKVDTLTGEGQGTTPAGFAAALLPYFDALGDDSAVAALRERLKADRHDGHLGQPAHYFEQVLALFGEGFFERRFGFDGLGRLNTRWMH encoded by the coding sequence ATGCGCAAACGGCTTCCGTGGGTCATGTGTGGCGTGCTGGTGCTTGCGCTGGCGTCAGGTCTCTGGTGGTGGCTGGGCGAGCGCCACCGCCACTGGCCAGCCTGGGAGGCGTTTGCCGAAGGCTTTATCCAGGCCGATGGCCGCGTGGTTGACCACACGGCCGGGGGGCGAACCGTCTCGGAAGGTCAGGCCTATGCGGCGTTTTTCGCCCTGGTCGCGAACGACCGTGAGCGCTTCGACGCGGTGGTGAGCTGGACCCGGAACAACCTCAGCGATGGCAGCTTCGCCACCCGGCTGCCGGCCTGGCTTTGGGGTGAGAAGGACGACGGCAGTTGGGGCGTGATTGACGCCAACCCGGCCAGCGATGCCGATCTTTGGTTGATCTTCGCCTTGTTCGAAGCCGCACGACTCTGGGGCGCGCCCGACTACAACACCATGGCGCAACAATTGTTGATCCACGTCAAAGGCAAGGTTGTGCCGGAGCTGCCGGGTGTCGGCTCGATGCTGATTCCCGCGCCTGAGGGTTTCCTGCTCGAGAGCGGACACTGGCGTCTCAACCCCAGCTATCTGCCGGAATTTCAATTTCGTTACCTGCAGGAACGAGACCCCGAAGGCCCGTGGATGGCGATCTGGCGCCATCACCTTGCACTGATGCAGACGCACCTCACCCAAGGTCTGGCGCCGGACTGGTACGAGGTCGACGACAACGGTACGCCGTCGGTCTGCAGTGTCACTGGCAGCATCGGCAGCTACGACGCCATTCGCGTCTACCTGTGGGCGGCAATGGCGCCCACCCAGTCAAGCGGGCAGGGGATGATGCCGATCCTCGCCGCAGCAGCGCCGGTTCTGAGGCGCGCAGTGACTGGTGAGCCAATTGAAAAGGTGGACACCCTCACCGGCGAAGGCCAAGGGACAACGCCTGCCGGCTTTGCCGCAGCGCTGTTGCCATACTTCGACGCCTTGGGCGACGATTCTGCGGTTGCCGCATTGCGCGAGCGGCTGAAGGCAGACCGACACGACGGACATCTGGGGCAGCCGGCACATTATTTTGAACAGGTGCTCGCGCTGTTTGGCGAAGGATTCTTCGAACGGCGATTCGGTTTTGACGGTTTGGGCCGCTTGAATACAAGGTGGATGCATTGA